One genomic window of Candidatus Nitrospira inopinata includes the following:
- a CDS encoding putative CRISPR-associated protein has product MILINTVGTSLLGAWKELGHTFDDQHRTALIAALHKLPQDDRKLGAELTSVRSLITHGIVSPGDRLVFLVSDTREGAFVGDVLSAVGQQWGFHTESHVIKKLQGDDPKAFAQGLRNLVKTIAQVYRTASGPVAINATGGYKAQISFAGLIGQVFGVPVYYQFESFPAAIELPALPVSFAFDEWLAYRHVLEALDEGKAGDFLKADDPLVKSLPDRLRVLVEISQGLATLSALGTLYHEGFRDRFRAQSQALLPKASGLAPADKKISSEDDNAGRHRGLAEWLERIRAVSYVTRIQTFYYNPRLPGRSTVEADPAHGDRLIASYATHDATTKAYVFLSENDPKKAQAAAADLAERLQ; this is encoded by the coding sequence ATGATCCTGATCAATACCGTCGGCACATCCCTGTTGGGAGCCTGGAAAGAGCTGGGCCACACCTTTGACGATCAGCATCGGACGGCGTTGATTGCCGCGCTTCACAAACTGCCCCAGGATGACCGAAAGCTCGGAGCCGAACTGACCTCGGTTCGATCTTTGATCACGCATGGGATCGTCTCGCCGGGCGACCGGCTGGTCTTCCTCGTCTCCGACACCCGGGAGGGCGCCTTTGTCGGCGACGTGCTGTCGGCTGTCGGACAGCAGTGGGGATTCCACACCGAGTCGCACGTCATCAAAAAATTGCAAGGCGACGATCCTAAGGCCTTTGCCCAGGGGTTGCGTAATTTGGTCAAAACCATCGCCCAGGTGTACCGCACTGCGTCCGGACCCGTCGCGATCAACGCCACCGGCGGCTACAAGGCGCAAATTTCCTTTGCCGGCTTGATCGGCCAAGTGTTCGGCGTACCCGTCTATTACCAGTTCGAATCGTTTCCCGCCGCCATCGAGTTGCCGGCCCTGCCGGTCTCGTTTGCCTTTGATGAGTGGCTGGCCTATCGCCACGTGTTGGAGGCGCTCGACGAAGGCAAAGCCGGCGACTTTCTCAAGGCCGACGATCCCCTCGTCAAATCGCTACCGGACAGGCTCCGCGTGCTTGTCGAGATCAGCCAAGGCCTGGCCACCTTGAGCGCACTGGGCACGCTCTACCACGAAGGATTTCGTGATCGGTTCCGCGCTCAGTCGCAGGCGTTGCTGCCCAAGGCGTCAGGGCTGGCTCCGGCCGACAAGAAGATCTCCTCTGAAGACGACAACGCCGGCCGGCACCGTGGCTTGGCTGAGTGGTTGGAACGTATCCGGGCCGTGTCCTATGTGACGAGGATCCAGACCTTCTATTACAACCCACGTCTGCCGGGCCGCTCGACCGTGGAGGCCGATCCAGCCCACGGTGACCGCCTGATTGCGAGCTACGCGACCCACGACGCGACGACCAAGGCCTATGTGTTTCTGTCCGAAAACGATCCGAAGAAAGCCCAGGCCGCGGCGGCAGACCTGGCAGAGAGGCTCCAATGA
- a CDS encoding DUF6922 domain-containing protein, producing MSAARLPEFLRPYFWDTDFDRLDPVAHARFIAERLMEKTTPETFRWLMEQYPPATLREIAQQSRRLPMRDRNFWRLYCAQI from the coding sequence ATGAGCGCGGCACGGTTACCGGAGTTTCTCCGCCCCTATTTTTGGGATACGGATTTCGACCGGTTGGACCCCGTCGCCCACGCACGATTTATCGCTGAGCGGCTGATGGAGAAGACCACACCCGAGACGTTTCGGTGGCTCATGGAACAGTACCCGCCGGCGACCCTTCGTGAAATCGCTCAACAGAGCCGTCGGCTGCCGATGCGGGACCGGAATTTCTGGAGGCTCTATTGTGCTCAGATTTGA
- a CDS encoding helix-turn-helix domain-containing protein yields MDKAKRKRLEARGWRVGTASDFLGLTPDEAALVEMKVRLSRALRARREARGLSQVALAHRLRSSQSRVAKMEAADQSVSIDLLLRGLVVLGATPRDIARVLERDAGEAA; encoded by the coding sequence ATGGACAAGGCAAAACGGAAGCGGCTTGAAGCGCGGGGATGGCGAGTGGGGACGGCAAGCGACTTCTTGGGTCTGACTCCGGACGAGGCCGCGCTGGTCGAGATGAAGGTACGCTTGAGCCGGGCGCTGCGCGCGCGGCGCGAGGCTCGGGGGCTTTCACAGGTCGCTCTTGCCCACCGACTAAGGTCGAGTCAGTCGCGCGTGGCGAAGATGGAAGCGGCGGACCAGTCCGTCTCGATCGATCTGCTGCTGCGAGGGCTGGTGGTACTCGGTGCGACGCCTCGGGACATCGCGAGGGTCTTGGAGCGTGATGCCGGGGAGGCCGCCTAA
- a CDS encoding type II toxin-antitoxin system HicA family toxin, which translates to MPKLPRLTAPEAEAILLQAGFLLLRTRGSHRIYTKGSQRIVLPFHAGRILHPKIIKQVLETASGEADLPEQ; encoded by the coding sequence GTGCCCAAACTGCCTAGGCTCACGGCGCCGGAGGCAGAAGCCATATTGTTGCAAGCGGGGTTTCTTCTACTTCGCACGAGAGGCAGCCATCGGATCTACACCAAAGGCTCGCAACGGATCGTCCTTCCGTTTCACGCCGGCCGCATCCTTCACCCCAAGATCATCAAACAGGTGCTCGAGACGGCCTCCGGTGAGGCCGACCTGCCTGAGCAGTGA
- the csm6 gene encoding CRISPR-associated ring nuclease Csm6 — MQDVLIALCGLTPQVVTETLWALHHRTPPIHPTDVWILTTREGAKVCRDKLLGKTGALARFVRDYRPTPPPRCSAAHIIVLKGSDGKPLDDVRTEQDNRAVADQLAESIRKQAARPDVRLHCSVAGGRKTMGVLLASALQLFGRAEDRLYHVLISPEFESLAGFFFPPKTPTWVTTKNGQRLQTAKARIELAELPYVRLRGLMGQMPSITASSFGELVTLANQRLRLWHDPDPLSLDGQAKRIRIGSRPLPLTPAMTTLYRALIRTKLDHCSHPDLHTCGDCTDCYVSFTKDSWETSKQLLEERGAGTLLPMAKGPDDAPEQFRSLVSKLNKKLDEAIGMAGSQNPYRIRSAGAKKDTTYGLALDKAKLAEE; from the coding sequence ATGCAGGATGTCCTGATCGCACTCTGTGGCTTGACGCCGCAGGTCGTCACGGAAACGCTCTGGGCGCTCCATCACCGCACGCCGCCGATTCATCCCACCGACGTCTGGATCTTGACCACCCGCGAGGGAGCGAAGGTCTGCCGGGATAAGCTCCTGGGCAAGACCGGCGCGCTGGCTCGATTCGTGCGTGACTATCGTCCAACACCACCACCCCGCTGCTCCGCCGCGCACATCATCGTGCTCAAGGGATCCGACGGCAAGCCGCTCGACGATGTCCGCACCGAACAGGACAATCGGGCGGTCGCGGATCAGCTTGCCGAGTCCATCAGGAAACAAGCCGCCCGGCCGGACGTGCGGCTTCATTGTTCCGTGGCCGGCGGTCGCAAGACGATGGGCGTGCTGCTCGCAAGCGCGCTGCAACTGTTCGGCCGGGCCGAGGACCGGCTTTACCACGTGCTGATCTCACCGGAATTTGAATCCCTCGCCGGTTTCTTCTTCCCACCCAAGACACCGACCTGGGTCACCACGAAAAACGGGCAACGGCTGCAGACCGCCAAAGCCCGGATCGAGTTGGCGGAGCTGCCCTATGTGCGGCTGCGCGGGTTGATGGGGCAGATGCCGTCGATCACCGCATCGTCATTCGGAGAATTGGTGACGCTCGCCAACCAACGGCTTCGCCTGTGGCATGATCCTGATCCGCTGTCTCTCGACGGCCAGGCCAAACGGATTCGGATCGGCAGCCGTCCCTTGCCGCTCACTCCCGCTATGACGACGCTCTATCGAGCCTTGATTCGGACCAAGCTGGACCATTGCAGCCACCCAGACCTCCACACTTGCGGAGATTGCACCGACTGTTATGTGTCGTTCACAAAGGACTCATGGGAAACATCCAAACAGTTGCTTGAAGAACGAGGCGCAGGAACGTTGTTGCCGATGGCCAAGGGGCCGGACGACGCGCCGGAGCAATTCCGCTCGCTCGTGAGCAAACTGAACAAGAAATTGGACGAGGCGATCGGCATGGCCGGCAGCCAAAATCCGTACCGCATCCGTTCGGCCGGCGCCAAGAAAGACACCACCTATGGCCTGGCGCTGGACAAAGCCAAGCTGGCAGAAGAGTGA
- a CDS encoding type II toxin-antitoxin system HicB family antitoxin — translation MRYRVSVVIERDEHGYFAYSPELKGCHTQGDTLDEVMANIREAIELYMETLSEEERAALLSREILTTAIEVRGAQTA, via the coding sequence ATGCGCTATCGCGTCAGTGTCGTGATCGAGCGTGACGAGCACGGGTATTTCGCCTATAGCCCAGAACTGAAAGGGTGCCACACCCAAGGGGACACTCTCGACGAGGTTATGGCCAATATTCGAGAAGCAATCGAGCTGTACATGGAGACGCTCTCCGAAGAGGAACGAGCCGCTTTGCTCAGTCGCGAAATCTTGACTACCGCCATCGAGGTCCGCGGTGCCCAAACTGCCTAG
- a CDS encoding type II toxin-antitoxin system RelE/ParE family toxin, whose amino-acid sequence MASADKPLVWLHGQVKSPPFSPTARLETGVLLRRVQRGERLAMPQSRPMPSVGPRCHELRIQDKQAIWRIVYRVDSDAIVIVEVFSKKTQATPRQIIEVCQRRLGLYDEVVQEEKR is encoded by the coding sequence ATGGCATCGGCCGACAAGCCACTGGTCTGGTTGCATGGACAAGTCAAAAGCCCGCCCTTTTCTCCAACAGCCCGGCTCGAAACCGGCGTGCTGCTGCGCCGTGTGCAACGCGGCGAGAGACTGGCAATGCCGCAATCGAGACCGATGCCCAGCGTCGGGCCGCGTTGCCATGAACTGAGGATTCAGGATAAACAGGCGATCTGGCGCATTGTGTACCGTGTGGATTCCGATGCGATCGTGATCGTCGAAGTCTTCAGCAAGAAGACACAGGCCACCCCTCGGCAGATCATCGAGGTGTGTCAGCGGCGCTTGGGCCTGTACGATGAGGTGGTCCAAGAGGAGAAGCGATAA